In a single window of the Rhodothermales bacterium genome:
- a CDS encoding Rieske (2Fe-2S) protein: MAETRRKFLNALIGTGLVGWLASVLYPVFSFLKPPELPEATVSSIKWGVATDFPAGTSEIVKFGRTPVLLIRLDSGEFKAFEATCTHLDCTVQFRSDKKDIWCACHNGIYDLRGLNVSGPPPRPLSQYAVNVVDGELFVAKAEA, translated from the coding sequence ATGGCTGAAACGAGACGCAAGTTCCTGAACGCCCTCATCGGCACCGGCCTCGTCGGATGGCTCGCGTCCGTCCTGTACCCGGTTTTCTCTTTTCTCAAGCCACCCGAGCTTCCCGAAGCCACAGTCAGTTCGATAAAGTGGGGTGTAGCCACGGATTTCCCGGCCGGCACGAGCGAGATTGTCAAATTCGGTCGGACGCCGGTCCTGCTCATCCGGCTCGACAGCGGCGAATTCAAGGCGTTCGAAGCGACGTGCACCCACCTGGATTGTACCGTCCAGTTCAGGTCCGATAAGAAAGACATCTGGTGTGCCTGTCACAACGGTATTTACGATCTGCGCGGACTGAACGTGTCAGGCCCTCCGCCACGGCCGCTGAGCCAGTACGCCGTGA